In the genome of Xanthobacteraceae bacterium, one region contains:
- a CDS encoding phosphatase PAP2 family protein has protein sequence MSEAGSGEAKSYFARVAANTAASFQRLRKTHRTSRREARAQFRRRWLIAALVIGGAVLTSMFLFDLAATRRVADLPGWVVMFFRKFTHLGWSGAFLWPLAVLLLFCALISARRITSFQQGVLAAVVVRLQFLLAAIGLTGLVVAIVKRLIGRSRPYAGELDAFHYVPFAWKNIYASMPSGHTAAAFSALVAFGALWPRALPILWVYAIGMGASRVITYSHHVSDAIAGAFVGMLGAMLVREYFAARGLIFGTDAGGTLRAGPGPSFARIRQVLRSAIRG, from the coding sequence GTGAGCGAAGCCGGGAGCGGGGAAGCCAAAAGCTACTTCGCGCGCGTTGCGGCGAACACGGCGGCATCTTTCCAGCGATTGCGTAAAACGCACCGGACTTCGCGGCGCGAAGCGCGCGCGCAATTCCGCCGCCGCTGGCTGATTGCGGCGCTCGTTATCGGCGGCGCGGTGCTGACCAGTATGTTCCTGTTCGACCTCGCCGCAACGAGGCGCGTCGCCGACCTGCCGGGCTGGGTGGTGATGTTCTTTCGCAAGTTTACGCATCTCGGCTGGTCGGGCGCGTTTCTGTGGCCGCTGGCGGTTCTCCTGCTGTTTTGCGCGCTGATCAGCGCGCGCAGGATCACGTCATTTCAGCAGGGCGTGCTTGCGGCGGTGGTCGTGCGGCTGCAATTCCTGCTTGCGGCGATCGGGTTGACGGGGCTTGTCGTCGCCATCGTGAAGCGCCTGATCGGGCGCAGCCGTCCCTATGCGGGCGAACTCGACGCATTTCATTACGTGCCGTTCGCCTGGAAGAACATCTACGCCAGCATGCCGTCGGGGCACACCGCGGCGGCGTTCTCGGCGCTGGTCGCGTTCGGTGCGTTGTGGCCGCGCGCGCTTCCCATACTTTGGGTCTATGCGATCGGCATGGGCGCAAGCCGCGTGATTACCTATTCGCACCATGTAAGCGACGCGATTGCCGGAGCCTTCGTGGGGATGCTAGGCGCAATGCTCGTGCGCGAGTATTTCGCGGCGCGCGGGCTGATCTTCGGCACCGACGCGGGCGGCACGCTTCGCGCAGGGCCGGGACCGTCCTTCGCCCGTATCAGACAAGTCCTTCGCAGCGCCATTCGCGGATAA
- the cobT gene encoding cobaltochelatase subunit CobT: MTISNSGKPKSSTEAPAEPFKRAVAGTLRAIAGKPDLEVTYAAERPALNPERARLPEPPRRMSKADAAILRGHADSMALRLAMHNPQIHKRMLPQGENARSVFEAVEQARVEAIGSRRMSGVAQNLTAMLEDRYHRGNYEEITDRADAPLEDALAMLVRERLTGQKPPAAAKKIVDLWRDFIEKRATRDLDRLTEEINDQRGFAEAMHDLLTSLDMGEDRNTEQQEESDDDDDESSGQDDSSKDQGAAERDDSSEESAQDEAQMAADERPETTSESEDAQPADMPDDMDTGDSDEPGEPWRPKHPLSNEPRGPDYRAYTMKFDETIGAEELCDAEELARLRSYLDKQLHHLQGVVARLANRLQRRLMAQQNRAWDFDLEEGMLDPARLSRVVTDPFQPLSFKHERDTDFRDTVVTLLLDNSGSMRGRPITVAATCADILARTLERCGVKVEILGFTTRAWKGGQSREAWLAANKPQSPGRLNDLRHIIYKSADAPWRRARKNLGLMMREGLLKENIDGEALDWAHKRLLARSEQRKILMMISDGAPVDDSTLSVNPGNYLERHLRWIIEEIETRSPVELIAIGIGHDVTRYYRRAVTIVDAEELGGAMTEKLAELFETTGSAAPQSHRGRRLH; this comes from the coding sequence ATGACGATATCGAACTCCGGCAAACCAAAGTCCTCGACGGAAGCACCCGCCGAACCGTTCAAGCGCGCGGTCGCGGGCACGTTACGCGCGATTGCCGGCAAACCCGATCTTGAAGTGACCTACGCGGCCGAGCGGCCCGCGCTCAACCCGGAGCGCGCGCGCCTGCCCGAACCGCCGCGGCGCATGAGCAAAGCCGACGCCGCCATCCTGCGCGGCCACGCGGACTCGATGGCGCTCCGCCTCGCCATGCACAACCCGCAGATTCATAAAAGGATGCTGCCGCAGGGCGAGAATGCGCGCTCCGTGTTCGAGGCGGTCGAGCAGGCGCGCGTCGAAGCCATCGGCTCGCGGCGCATGTCGGGTGTCGCGCAGAACCTCACCGCGATGCTTGAAGACCGCTACCATCGCGGCAATTACGAAGAGATCACCGACCGCGCCGACGCGCCGCTCGAAGACGCGCTCGCAATGCTGGTGCGCGAGCGTCTTACCGGGCAGAAGCCGCCCGCCGCCGCGAAGAAGATCGTCGACCTGTGGCGCGACTTCATCGAGAAGCGCGCGACCCGCGACCTCGACCGCCTCACCGAAGAAATCAACGACCAGCGCGGCTTCGCGGAAGCGATGCACGACCTGCTCACCTCGCTCGACATGGGCGAGGACCGCAACACCGAGCAGCAGGAAGAAAGCGACGACGACGACGACGAAAGCTCCGGTCAGGACGACTCGTCGAAAGACCAGGGTGCGGCCGAGCGCGACGATTCCAGCGAGGAGTCCGCGCAGGACGAAGCGCAAATGGCCGCCGACGAGCGCCCGGAAACCACGAGCGAGTCCGAGGATGCGCAGCCTGCCGACATGCCGGACGACATGGATACCGGCGACTCGGATGAACCCGGCGAACCATGGCGGCCGAAGCATCCGCTCTCCAACGAACCGCGCGGGCCGGATTATCGCGCCTATACGATGAAGTTCGACGAGACCATCGGCGCGGAAGAACTCTGCGACGCGGAAGAACTCGCGCGCCTGCGTTCCTATCTCGACAAGCAGTTGCACCACCTGCAAGGCGTGGTCGCGCGCCTCGCGAACCGTTTGCAGCGCCGCCTGATGGCGCAGCAGAACCGCGCGTGGGACTTCGACCTTGAAGAAGGGATGCTCGACCCCGCGCGTCTCTCGCGCGTCGTCACCGATCCGTTCCAGCCGCTGTCCTTCAAGCATGAACGCGACACCGATTTCCGCGATACGGTGGTGACGCTGCTCCTCGACAATTCCGGTTCGATGCGCGGCCGTCCGATCACGGTCGCCGCGACCTGCGCCGACATTCTCGCGCGCACGCTGGAGCGCTGCGGCGTGAAAGTTGAAATCCTCGGCTTCACCACGCGCGCGTGGAAGGGCGGGCAATCGCGCGAGGCGTGGCTCGCCGCGAACAAGCCGCAGTCGCCGGGACGCCTCAACGATCTCCGGCACATCATCTACAAGTCCGCGGACGCGCCGTGGCGGCGCGCGCGCAAGAACCTCGGCCTGATGATGCGTGAGGGCCTGCTCAAAGAGAACATCGACGGCGAAGCACTCGACTGGGCGCACAAGCGCCTGCTCGCGCGTTCTGAACAGCGTAAGATTCTCATGATGATTTCCGACGGCGCGCCGGTGGACGATTCCACGCTCTCGGTGAACCCCGGCAATTATCTGGAGCGGCACCTGCGCTGGATCATCGAGGAAATCGAAACCCGCTCGCCGGTCGAACTGATCGCCATCGGCATCGGCCACGACGTCACGCGCTACTATCGCCGCGCGGTGACCATCGTGGATGCGGAAGAACTCGGCGGCGCGATGACCGAGAAGCTGGCCGAACTGTTCGAGACCACCGGCAGCGCCGCGCCGCAATCCCATCGCGGCCGCCGCCTGCACTGA
- a CDS encoding esterase-like activity of phytase family protein, which translates to MRTPFRYGGLALASIMLLATGPSAPKAQRSLSPIAVTVEAKEIAAFDPANPSKQRFGSLVFRGGLVLTAKERFFGGFSGLHIFPNGENFIAHSDRGMWLRGKFKRDGDRIAGIENAEMAPMRGPNGKPLASLGWFDTESLTADGDTLYVGIERANQIVRFRYGAEGLGALGIPLNVPNGIRELPHNQGLEALAFVPKGMPLAGGLLALSERGLDENGNIKAFILGGATPGSFSVKRSNNFEISDAAIAPSGHLILLERYFTFLSGIHMRIRAIPLGEIKPGALADGRVLIEAGPSYEIDNMEALAITRNEKGETIFTLLSDNNFNGFQRTILLRFAWIEP; encoded by the coding sequence ATGCGCACTCCGTTCCGCTACGGCGGCCTTGCCCTTGCGAGCATAATGCTGCTCGCAACCGGCCCCTCCGCGCCCAAAGCACAACGCAGCCTCAGTCCGATTGCAGTCACGGTCGAAGCGAAGGAAATTGCCGCCTTCGACCCTGCCAATCCGTCGAAACAGCGCTTCGGCTCGCTCGTCTTCCGCGGCGGCCTCGTGCTCACCGCGAAGGAAAGATTCTTCGGCGGCTTCTCCGGGCTGCACATCTTCCCGAACGGCGAGAACTTCATTGCGCATTCCGATCGCGGCATGTGGCTGCGCGGGAAATTCAAGCGCGACGGCGACCGCATCGCCGGCATCGAGAACGCCGAGATGGCGCCGATGCGCGGACCGAACGGCAAGCCGCTCGCCTCGCTGGGCTGGTTCGACACCGAGTCGCTCACAGCCGACGGCGACACGCTTTATGTCGGCATCGAGCGCGCGAACCAGATCGTGCGCTTCCGCTACGGCGCCGAAGGACTTGGCGCGCTCGGCATTCCGCTCAACGTGCCAAACGGCATCCGCGAACTGCCGCACAATCAGGGGCTTGAAGCGCTGGCCTTCGTGCCGAAAGGAATGCCACTCGCGGGCGGCCTGCTCGCGCTTTCCGAGCGCGGCCTGGACGAGAACGGCAACATCAAAGCCTTCATCCTCGGCGGCGCGACGCCGGGATCGTTCAGCGTGAAGCGCAGCAACAATTTTGAAATCAGCGACGCAGCGATTGCGCCGTCCGGCCATCTCATCTTGCTGGAGCGCTACTTCACGTTTCTGAGCGGCATCCACATGCGCATCCGCGCCATCCCCCTCGGCGAGATCAAGCCGGGTGCGCTCGCCGACGGCCGCGTGCTGATCGAAGCCGGGCCGTCCTACGAGATCGACAACATGGAAGCGCTCGCCATCACCCGCAACGAAAAGGGCGAGACGATCTTCACGCTGCTCTCGGACAACAACTTCAACGGCTTCCAGCGCACCATTCTTCTGCGCTTCGCGTGGATCGAGCCGTAA
- the rpmB gene encoding 50S ribosomal protein L28: MSRRCELTGKGVLVGHKVSHSNIKTKRRFLPNLTNVTLQSEALKQNVRLRVSTNALKSVDHRGGLDAFLMKARDTELSPRALEIKRKVRKALTANA; the protein is encoded by the coding sequence ATGTCTCGGCGCTGCGAACTGACCGGCAAAGGCGTGCTCGTCGGCCACAAGGTCAGCCACTCGAACATCAAGACTAAGCGGCGCTTTTTGCCGAACCTGACCAACGTCACGCTCCAGAGCGAGGCGCTGAAGCAGAACGTGCGTCTGCGCGTCAGCACCAACGCACTGAAGTCGGTCGATCACCGTGGTGGTCTGGATGCGTTCCTGATGAAGGCTCGCGACACGGAACTGTCTCCGCGCGCGCTGGAGATCAAGCGCAAGGTGCGCAAGGCGCTCACCGCCAACGCCTGA
- a CDS encoding glycosyltransferase family 2 protein — MPDISIVVPVRNEAGNITPLVEEIAKALAGRDFEIVYVNDGSSDGTEAELVQLRAKHPYLRQIKHAQSCGQSSAVTTGVRNARGALVATLDGDGQNDPAFIPQMLALLENPKVGLVAGQRVGRKSSGWKKFQSKIANKVRGAILRDSTRDTGCGLKAFRRDVFLRLPYFDGLHRFLPALVKREGYEIGFVDVVDRQRGHGVSNYGLWDRLWVGILDLMGVWWLLRRKKRVPEVTEV; from the coding sequence ATGCCCGATATTTCCATTGTCGTTCCGGTGCGCAACGAGGCCGGCAACATCACGCCGCTGGTCGAGGAGATCGCGAAAGCGCTCGCCGGCCGCGACTTCGAGATCGTCTATGTCAACGACGGTTCGAGCGACGGCACGGAAGCGGAACTGGTCCAGCTTCGTGCGAAGCATCCGTATCTGCGCCAGATCAAGCATGCGCAATCCTGCGGACAATCTTCCGCGGTGACGACCGGCGTGCGCAATGCGCGCGGCGCGCTGGTGGCGACACTCGACGGCGACGGCCAGAACGATCCCGCGTTCATTCCGCAGATGCTCGCGCTGCTCGAAAACCCGAAGGTCGGATTGGTTGCGGGACAGCGGGTGGGGCGGAAATCTTCCGGCTGGAAGAAATTCCAGTCGAAGATCGCGAACAAGGTGCGCGGCGCGATCCTGCGCGACTCCACGCGCGATACCGGCTGCGGGTTGAAGGCTTTTCGCCGCGATGTTTTCCTGCGGCTGCCCTATTTCGACGGGCTGCATCGTTTCCTGCCTGCGCTGGTGAAGCGCGAGGGATACGAGATCGGATTCGTCGATGTCGTGGATCGCCAGCGCGGCCACGGCGTTTCGAACTACGGATTATGGGACCGGCTCTGGGTCGGGATTCTCGATTTGATGGGCGTGTGGTGGCTGCTTCGCCGCAAGAAGCGCGTGCCCGAAGTTACGGAGGTTTGA
- the cobS gene encoding cobaltochelatase subunit CobS, producing MTPTSETAPLPDMKISVRQVFGIDLDMEVPAFSEPDEHVPDTDPDYVFDRDTTLALLAGFAHNRRVLVSGYHGTGKSTHIEQVAARLNWPCVRVNLDSHVSRLDLVGKDAIVLKDGRQVTEFRDGILPWALQRNIALCFDEYDAGRPDVMFVIQRVLEVSGRLTLLDQNKVIRPHPAFRLFATANTVGLGDTTGLYHGTQQINQGQMDRWSIVTTLNYLPHDKEVDIVSSKAHHYRTPEGRDIISKMVRVADLTRQAFINGDLSTVMSPRTVITWAENAQIFGDIGFAFRVTFLNKCDELERPIVAEFYQRSFGKDLPESTVNVALS from the coding sequence ATGACCCCGACCAGCGAAACCGCCCCCCTTCCCGACATGAAGATTTCGGTGCGGCAGGTATTCGGCATCGACCTCGACATGGAGGTTCCGGCCTTCTCGGAGCCGGACGAGCATGTCCCCGACACCGATCCGGATTACGTCTTCGACCGCGACACAACGCTGGCGCTACTGGCCGGCTTCGCGCACAACCGCCGCGTGCTGGTGTCCGGCTATCACGGCACCGGCAAATCGACCCACATCGAGCAGGTCGCCGCGCGCCTGAACTGGCCCTGCGTGCGCGTGAACCTCGACAGCCACGTCAGCCGCCTCGACCTTGTCGGCAAGGACGCCATCGTCCTGAAGGACGGCCGTCAGGTCACCGAATTCCGCGACGGCATCCTGCCGTGGGCGCTCCAGCGCAACATTGCGCTGTGCTTCGACGAATACGATGCCGGCCGCCCGGACGTGATGTTCGTGATCCAGCGCGTGCTGGAAGTCTCCGGCCGCCTGACGCTGCTCGACCAGAACAAGGTGATCCGCCCGCATCCGGCGTTTCGCCTGTTTGCGACGGCGAACACGGTCGGCCTCGGCGATACCACCGGCCTCTATCACGGCACGCAGCAGATCAACCAGGGCCAGATGGACCGCTGGTCCATCGTCACCACGTTGAACTACCTGCCGCACGACAAGGAAGTCGATATCGTTTCCTCGAAGGCGCATCATTACCGCACGCCCGAAGGCCGCGACATCATCTCGAAAATGGTCCGCGTCGCCGATCTCACGCGGCAAGCATTCATCAACGGCGATCTCTCGACCGTCATGAGTCCGCGCACCGTAATTACGTGGGCTGAGAACGCGCAGATCTTCGGCGACATCGGCTTCGCGTTCCGCGTGACGTTCCTTAACAAGTGCGACGAACTCGAGCGTCCCATCGTGGCCGAGTTCTACCAGCGCTCGTTCGGCAAGGACCTGCCCGAATCCACGGTGAACGTCGCGCTGTCCTGA
- a CDS encoding glycosyltransferase family 39 protein — protein MVSAQNELPVAWWRRSFGFALDAATASHARASLLLILVCLAAFLPGFLTIPPTDRDESRFAQASKQMIESGDYVDIRFHDEVRYKKPVGIYWMQTAAVKVGQALGVRDPLRKIWLYRIPSLLAAIAAVLLTYWAGLALASRRAALLAGLMMASSILLGVEARLAKTDAVLLLTCVAAMGAMARAYMDTGGPRTAWRSFGLPLVFWTAIGTGFLVKGPLILMVVGLGMLVLAIADRSLRWFLLLRPFLGVLWAALIVAPWFLAIMQRAGNTFVQGSVSEDLLSKIFAGAESHGAPPGTYLLLFFVTFWPGAVLAGLAVASVWRERREVATRFLLAWIIPSWIVFELVATKLPHYVLPLYPAIALLIATRVVENKLTRSAWLERGLFWWLAVPLILGVGAFVAVRWIGGMPGIFAIAFLVPAVALAFLAWWFYRDDGAESATLRAVAASVLLSAALYGGVIAAAPNLFPSFQAARIIRAQNCELGNVAAAGFHEASLVFLTGAPIRLIDAPTAADFLQQPGGCRLVLIEARQERAFAQRAQELNLRYERVARIDGFAIGNSRRVGLLLFRAGAAQ, from the coding sequence ATGGTTTCAGCGCAGAACGAGTTGCCGGTAGCGTGGTGGCGCAGGAGCTTCGGCTTCGCGCTCGATGCAGCCACGGCGAGTCACGCGCGCGCTTCGCTGCTCCTGATCCTGGTCTGCCTCGCCGCGTTCCTGCCCGGCTTCCTCACCATTCCGCCGACCGACCGCGACGAGTCCCGCTTCGCGCAGGCCTCGAAGCAGATGATCGAGAGCGGCGACTACGTCGACATCCGCTTCCACGACGAGGTCCGCTACAAGAAGCCGGTCGGCATCTACTGGATGCAGACGGCGGCGGTAAAGGTGGGGCAGGCGCTCGGCGTGCGCGATCCGCTCCGCAAGATCTGGCTCTATCGAATCCCGTCGCTGCTTGCGGCCATCGCCGCGGTGCTCCTTACCTATTGGGCGGGACTGGCGCTTGCTTCGCGGCGCGCGGCCTTGCTCGCTGGGTTGATGATGGCGTCGTCCATCCTGCTCGGCGTGGAGGCGCGTCTCGCAAAAACCGACGCGGTTTTGCTGCTGACCTGCGTTGCCGCGATGGGCGCGATGGCGCGCGCCTACATGGATACAGGCGGTCCGCGCACGGCATGGCGAAGCTTTGGACTGCCGCTCGTTTTCTGGACCGCCATCGGTACCGGCTTTCTGGTCAAGGGTCCGCTGATCCTGATGGTCGTGGGACTGGGGATGCTGGTGCTCGCCATCGCCGACCGCTCGCTGCGCTGGTTCCTGTTGCTGCGCCCATTCCTCGGCGTGCTGTGGGCCGCGCTGATCGTTGCGCCGTGGTTCCTCGCGATCATGCAGCGCGCAGGCAATACCTTCGTGCAGGGTTCGGTGAGCGAGGATTTGCTCAGCAAGATTTTCGCCGGTGCGGAATCGCACGGTGCGCCGCCGGGGACGTACCTTCTGCTTTTCTTCGTGACGTTCTGGCCGGGCGCGGTGCTGGCCGGGCTTGCCGTCGCGTCGGTGTGGCGCGAGCGGCGCGAGGTTGCGACCCGCTTCCTGCTGGCGTGGATCATCCCGTCGTGGATCGTGTTTGAACTGGTCGCGACCAAGCTGCCGCATTACGTGCTGCCGCTCTACCCTGCGATTGCGCTCTTGATCGCCACGCGCGTTGTCGAGAACAAGCTGACGCGCAGCGCGTGGCTGGAGCGCGGATTGTTCTGGTGGCTGGCGGTGCCGCTGATCCTCGGCGTCGGCGCGTTCGTCGCGGTGCGCTGGATCGGCGGTATGCCGGGCATCTTCGCAATTGCATTCCTCGTGCCCGCAGTCGCGCTCGCGTTTCTGGCGTGGTGGTTCTATCGCGACGACGGCGCGGAGAGCGCGACGCTTCGCGCGGTCGCGGCGTCGGTGCTGCTTTCCGCTGCGCTCTACGGCGGGGTCATCGCGGCGGCTCCCAATCTTTTTCCGAGTTTCCAGGCGGCACGCATCATCCGTGCGCAGAATTGCGAACTCGGCAATGTCGCGGCTGCGGGCTTCCATGAAGCGAGCCTTGTGTTTCTCACCGGCGCGCCGATCCGCCTGATCGACGCACCCACCGCCGCCGATTTCCTCCAGCAACCCGGCGGATGCCGCCTGGTACTGATCGAAGCGCGGCAGGAGCGTGCGTTCGCGCAGCGCGCACAGGAACTGAACCTGCGCTACGAGCGCGTTGCGCGCATCGACGGTTTCGCCATCGGCAATTCGCGCCGCGTCGGATTGTTGCTGTTCCGTGCCGGAGCGGCGCAGTGA
- a CDS encoding DUF3108 domain-containing protein, protein MRRTTLIASTALLLAATASAWGQTRLDAKYSVYLTGIPIGQGAVILDVTETGFAAAGSAKFTGLLRMVAKGEGTSTVRGTFANNRPWNTIYNMQSNSTERSEKVDITVQAGTVKTFSLVPPRKGEEEINRVPVLEAHLKNALDPMSAGLLLVAGEGELISPEACNRTLPIFDARIRYDVVLSFKSIEKLTKKIDGYNGPVVVCQARYVPVSGHRANHNSVKAMADNREIFIWLAPIEGTRALVPIKVSIGTTLGTLVVEATQFRATPNRQALSPR, encoded by the coding sequence ATGCGCCGCACGACCCTGATCGCCAGCACGGCCCTGCTCCTCGCGGCAACTGCCTCTGCCTGGGGCCAGACCCGGCTGGACGCGAAGTATTCGGTCTATCTGACCGGCATTCCGATCGGTCAGGGTGCGGTCATTCTCGATGTCACCGAGACCGGATTTGCCGCCGCGGGCAGCGCCAAGTTCACCGGCCTGCTTCGTATGGTCGCGAAGGGTGAAGGCACCTCGACGGTCCGCGGCACGTTCGCGAACAACCGGCCGTGGAACACGATCTACAACATGCAGTCCAACTCCACCGAACGCTCGGAGAAGGTGGACATCACCGTGCAGGCCGGCACCGTGAAGACGTTCTCGCTGGTTCCGCCGCGCAAGGGCGAGGAAGAAATCAACCGCGTGCCCGTGCTCGAAGCGCATCTTAAAAACGCGCTCGACCCAATGAGCGCCGGTCTCCTGCTCGTTGCAGGCGAAGGCGAATTGATTTCGCCCGAAGCCTGCAACCGCACGCTCCCCATCTTCGATGCCCGCATCCGCTACGACGTGGTGCTGAGCTTCAAGAGCATCGAGAAGCTGACCAAGAAGATCGACGGCTATAACGGCCCGGTCGTGGTCTGCCAGGCGCGCTACGTTCCGGTTTCCGGGCACCGTGCCAACCACAACTCGGTGAAGGCGATGGCCGACAACCGCGAGATCTTCATCTGGCTCGCGCCGATCGAAGGCACACGCGCGCTCGTGCCGATCAAGGTTTCGATCGGCACCACGCTTGGCACGCTGGTGGTAGAAGCCACGCAATTTCGCGCCACCCCGAACCGGCAGGCACTCTCGCCGCGCTGA
- a CDS encoding lipid-A-disaccharide synthase N-terminal domain-containing protein has translation MLVDIYHALDGYLSGLFKSSMDWWVLLGFVAQVMFTGRFAVQWLASERAGKSVIPMAFWWLSIGGGGLLLVYALYRQDIVFILGQLFSVIIYVRNIQFVLRERAQQRAAGEKA, from the coding sequence ATGCTCGTCGATATTTATCACGCGCTGGACGGCTATCTCAGCGGGTTGTTCAAATCCAGCATGGACTGGTGGGTGCTGCTCGGCTTCGTCGCGCAGGTGATGTTCACGGGCCGCTTCGCCGTGCAGTGGCTCGCTTCCGAACGCGCGGGCAAGAGCGTGATCCCGATGGCGTTCTGGTGGCTTTCGATCGGCGGCGGCGGGTTGTTGCTGGTTTATGCGCTGTACCGGCAGGACATCGTGTTCATCCTCGGCCAGTTGTTCAGCGTGATCATCTACGTGCGCAACATCCAGTTCGTGTTGCGCGAGCGCGCGCAGCAGCGCGCGGCGGGCGAGAAGGCGTAG